A stretch of Aythya fuligula isolate bAytFul2 chromosome 1, bAytFul2.pri, whole genome shotgun sequence DNA encodes these proteins:
- the POU2F1 gene encoding POU domain, class 2, transcription factor 1 — MNNPSETSKPSMESGDGNTGTQTNGLDFQKQPVPVGGAISTAQAQAFLGHLHQVQLAGTSLQAAAQSLNVQSKSNEESGDSQQPSQPSQQPSVQAAIPQTQLMLAGGQITGLTLTPAQQQLLLQQAQAQLLAAAVQHSASQQHSAAGATISASAATPMTQIPLSQPIQIAQDLQHLQQLQQQNLNLQQFVLVHPTTNLQPAQFIISQTPQGQQGLLQAQNLLTQLPQQSQANLLQSQPSITLASQPATPTRTIAATPIQPLPQSQSTPKRIDTPSLEEPSDLEELEQFAKTFKQRRIKLGFTQGDVGLAMGKLYGNDFSQTTISRFEALNLSFKNMCKLKPLLEKWLNDAENLSSDSTLSSPSALNSPGLGGEGLNRRRKKRTSIETNIRVALEKSFLENQKPTSEEITMIADQLNMEKEVIRVWFCNRRQKEKRINPPSSGGTSSSPIKAIFPCPTSLVATTPSLVTSSAATTLTVNPVLPLTSPAVTSLSVTGTTETNSNNTATVISTAPPASSAVTSPSMSPSPSASASTSEASSASETSTTQTTSAPLSSPLGTSQVMVTASGLQTAAAAALQGAAQLPANASLAAMAAAAGLNPGLMASSQFAAGGALLSLNPGTLGGALSPALMSNSTLATIQALASGGSLPITSLDATGNLVFANAGGTPNIVTAPLFLNPQNLSLLTSNPVSLVSAAAASAGASGPVASLHATSTSAESIQNSLLTVASASGATSTTTTASKAQ; from the exons GCACGCAAACAAATGGCCTGGACTTTCAAAAGCAGCCTGTGCCTGTCGGAGGAGCAATCTCTACAGCCCAGGCCCAGGCCTTCCTTGGGCACCTTCATCAG GTCCAGCTCGCTGGAACAAGTTTACAGGCTGCTGCTCAGTCCTTAAATGTACAG TCTAAATCTAATGAAGAATCTGGGGACTCTCAGCAGCCAAGCCAGCCTTCCCAGCAGCCTTCAGTGCAGGCGGCCATACCCCAAACCCAGCTCATGCTGGCCGGAGGACAGATCACCGGG CTCACGTTGACGCCAGCCCAGCAACAGTTATTGCTACAACAGGCGCAGGCACAGTTGCtggcagctgcagtgcagcattCAGCCAGTCAGCAGCACAGCGCTGCTGGTGCCACCATCTCGGCCTCTGCTGCAACGCCGATGACGCAGATCCCTCTATCTCAGCCAATACAGATTGCACAG GATTTGCAGCACttgcagcagcttcagcagcagaatCTCAACCTGCAACAGTTTGTGTTGGTGCATCCAACAACCAACTTGCAGCCAGCACAGTTCATCATCTCACAAACACCGCAGGGGCAGCAGG GTCTCCTGCAAGCGCAGAATCTCTTAACGCAACTACCTCAGCAAAGCCAAGCCAACCTCCTGCAGTCTCAGCCAAGCATCACCCTTGCCTCGCAG CCAGCAACCCCAACACGCACAATAGCAGCGACCCCCATTCAGCCACTTCCACAGAGCCAGTCAACACCAAAGCGAATTGACACTCCCAGCTTGGAGGAGCCCAGTGACCTTGAGGAGCTTGAGCAGTTTGCCAAGACTTTCAAACAAAGACGGATCAAACTTGGATTCACTCAG GGTGATGTTGGGCTCGCTATGGGCAAACTCTATGGAAATGACTTCAGCCAAACTACCATCTCTCGCTTTGAAGCCTTGAACCTCAGCTTTAAGAACATGTGCAAGTTAAAGCCACTTCTGGAAAAGTGGCTCAATGATGCAG aaaacctCTCATCTGATTCAACACTCTCCAGCCCAAGTGCCCTGAATTCTCCAGGGCTGGGGGGCGAAGGCTTGAACCGTAGGAGGAAGAAACGCACCAGCATAGAGACCAACATACGTGTGGCCTTAGAGAAGAGTTTCCTGGAG AACCAAAAGCCTACCTCGGAGGAGATCACCATGATAGCTGACCAGCTAAACATGGAGAAGGAGGTGATCCGCGTTTGGTTCTGTAACCGGCgccagaaggagaaaaggatcAACCCACCCAGCAGTGGTGGAACCAGCAGCTCGCCCATCAAAGCAATTTTCCCTTGCCCAACCTCACTG GTGGCAACCACGCCAAGCCTTGTGACTAGCAGTGCAGCTACTACCCTGACTGTCAATCCTGTGCTCCCTCTGACCAGTCCTGCTGTAACTAGTCTGTCAGTCACAG GCACAACAGAAACCAACTCCAACAACACAGCAACAGTGATTTCAACAGCACCTCCAGCTTCTTCAGCAGTGACATCACCCTCCATGAGTCCTTCCCCGTCTGCCTCAGCCTCCACTTCAGAGGCATCCAGTGCCAGTGAGACCAGCACAACACAGACAACCTCCGCTCCCTTGTCCTCCCCTCTTGGGACCAGCCAGGTGATGGTAACGGCATCAGGGTTGCAAACAGCGGCAGCAGCCGCATTACAAGGAGCTGCACAGTTGCCTGCAAATGCAAGTCTCGCTGccatggctgctgcagcaggactaAACCCAGGCTTGATGGCATCCTCGCAGTTTGCAGCTGG AGGTGCCTTACTCAGTCTCAATCCAGGGACATTAGGTGGTGCTCTCAGCCCAGCCCTGATGAGCAACAGTACACTGGCAACTATTCAAG CTCTTGCATCTGGTGGCTCTCTTCCAATAACATCACTGGATGCAACTGGAAACTTGGTGTTTGCCAATGCTGGAGGTACTCCTAACATCGTAACTGCCCCCCTGTTCCTGAACCCTCAGAACCTTTCTCTGCTCACCAGCAACCCGGTTAGCTTggtctctgcagctgcagcctccgCAGGGGCCTCTGGACCAGTCGCCAGCCTTCACGCCACCTCCACCTCAGCCGAGTCCATCCAGAACTCTCTCCTCACGGTGGCCTCTGCGAGTGGGGCCACGTCCACCACCACTACTGCCTCCAAGGCACAGTGA